In Dioscorea cayenensis subsp. rotundata cultivar TDr96_F1 chromosome 9, TDr96_F1_v2_PseudoChromosome.rev07_lg8_w22 25.fasta, whole genome shotgun sequence, a genomic segment contains:
- the LOC120269146 gene encoding putative pentatricopeptide repeat-containing protein At3g11460, mitochondrial, giving the protein MIESSEIALTSWTSRLRSLTSAGDHRSALLLYIHALRSPSPPPDATAVPSILLSCAALALPCAAAQLHSRCRSSGCLYDARVLTALITSYSRLSLLPLSGQLFAELSSSTLLPIPSLIALHNSIISAYASHSLNPLPLFLSMRRASIPFNPVTILALLPSIPLSAPQIHALNLKFGTFSPSVSNCFLSVYSKVGDVDLARQVFDEMPHSREVISWNAMISGYAQNGHCGRVLDLYREMERSAGVKPDPVTLVGVLSACANLGARTVGRDIDRYICENSMFSKNMFLKNALISMYSRCGDLERAREVFDGMLERSVVTWTAIIAGYGMHGHGEVAVHMFDRMLCDGIRPDGVLMVSVLSACSHAGLTEKGLEYFFGMEKVYGVVPRLEHYACVVDLLGRAGRLRDAWELIRTMPVEPDGAVWGALLGACKIHKNAELGELAFDRLIVLEPSNVGYYVLLSNIYSDAGRLDGVKRMRRLMKERGLRKDPGCSYVEHKDKVHLFFADDRSHPQTRSIYVMIDELQGLMDEKRNSERGEVVIESLTGYHSEKLAIAFGLLNTEIGAEIVVFKNLRVCEDCHVFIKSVSRVTNRRVVVRDATRFHHFGGGLCSCNDYW; this is encoded by the coding sequence ATGATCGAAAGCTCCGAGATCGCCCTCACTTCGTGGACCTCTCGTCTCCGATCGTTGACCTCCGCCGGCGATCACCGGAGCGCTCTCCTCCTCTACATCCACGCCCTCCGCTCTCCATCACCTCCTCCTGATGCCACTGCCGTTCCCTCAATCCTCCTCTCCTGCGCCGCCCTTGCTCTCCCTTGCGCCGCTGCCCAGCTCCATTCCCGTTGTCGTTCCTCCGGTTGCCTCTATGACGCCCGCGTCCTCACCGCACTCATCACCTCCTATTCCCGCCTCTCCTTGCTCCCCCTTTCCGGCCAACTCTTCGCCGAGCTCTCCTCCTCCACGCTCCTACCCATCCCCTCCCTCATCGCCCTCCACAATTCCATCATCTCCGCCTACGCCTCCCACTCCCTCAATCCCCTCCCCCTCTTCCTCTCCATGCGCCGCGCTTCTATCCCCTTCAACCCAGTCACCATCCTCGCCCTCCTTCCTTCCATTCCGCTCTCTGCCCCCCAAATCCACGCCCTCAATCTAAAGTTCGGAACTTTCTCACCCTCTGTCTCCAATTGCTTCCTGTCCGTGTACTCCAAAGTTGGTGACGTAGATCTCGCTCGGCAGGTTTTCGACGAAATGCCTCATTCAAGGGAGGTGATCTCATGGAACGCTATGATCTCAGGTTACGCCCAGAATGGACATTGCGGCCGGGTTCTCGACTTGTACCGTGAGATGGAGCGGAGTGCGGGAGTGAAGCCTGATCCTGTGACGCTGGTTGGCGTGCTCTCAGCATGTGCCAATCTGGGGGCGCGGACCGTTGGCCGGGACATTGACAGGTATATATGCGAGAATTCAATGTTCagtaaaaatatgtttttgaaGAATGCGCTCATAAGTATGTATTCTCGGTGTGGGGATTTGGAGCGCGCTCGAGAGGTGTTTGATGGAATGCTTGAGAGGAGTGTTGTTACTTGGACTGCGATAATTGCTGGGTATGGGATGCATGGGCATGGGGAAGTTGCAGTGCATATGTTTGACAGAATGCTGTGTGATGGTATTCGGCCTGATGGAGTGCTTATGGTTAGTGTACTGTCTGCGTGTAGCCATGCTGGGTTGACGGAGAAGGGATTGGAGTATTTCTTTGGTATGGAGAAGGTGTATGGAGTTGTACCAAGACTGGAGCATTATGCATGTGTGGTAGATCTTCTAGGACGAGCTGGGCGGCTCAGGGATGCATGGGAACTTATCAGGACAATGCCAGTGGAGCCTGATGGTGCAGTGTGGGGTGCATTATTGGGTGCTTGCAAGATTCATAAGAACGCTGAACTTGGGGAATTGGCTTTTGATCGTCTGATTGTGCTTGAACCGAGCAATGTGGGTTACTATGTGTTGCTATCGAATATATACTCTGATGCAGGAAGGTTGGATGGTGTGAAGAGAATGAGGAGATTGATGAAGGAGAGAGGGCTCAGGAAAGATCCTGGGTGTAGCTATGTTGAACACAAGGACAAAGTTCATTTGTTCTTTGCTGATGATCGCTCACACCCTCAGACAAGGAGTATTTATGTGATGATTGATGAGTTGCAAGGCTTGATGGATGAGAAGAGAAATAGCGAGAGGGGGGAGGTGGTGATTGAATCTTTAACTGGATATCATAGTGAGAAGTTGGCCATTGCTTTCGGGTTACTGAACACTGAAATTGGTGCAGAGATTGTTGTGTTCAAGAACTTGAGAGTGTGTGAAGATTGTCATGTGTTTATAAAGTCAGTGTCAAGGGTGACGAATCGAAGAGTGGTTGTTAGGGATGCCACTCGCTTCCATCATTTTGGGGGAGGCTTGTGTTCTTGCAATGACTATTGGTGA